The window CTCAAAGGCTTCCCCCCAGGATATTTGGATGAAGAAGAAAGGGCCGTGCCGTTTGGGGTGCGGCCTTTTTCGTTGCGATGAGCAGGAGGCGAAAAATGGCGTTTCGGTTGTTTTCACGGGAGGAAAAATCCGCCCCCGTGGTGGAAAAGAAGGCCAGCGCGACGGGTCGGGTCGTGGCGTTCGCCAGCGGCTCGGGCCGGGTGGCATGGACCGCGCGCGACACCGGCTCGTTGACGCGGGGCGGCTTTGTGGGGAACCCGGTCGGGTTCCGATCTGTGCGCTTGATTGCCGAGGCGGCGGCGGCGGTTCCACTGATCTGTCAGGACAAGGATCGTCGCTATGAGGTCCATCCGGTTCTGGATCTGTTACGCCGGCCAAATCCGGGACAGGGACGGGCGGAGTTGTTCGAGGCCTTGTTTGGCCAGATGCTGCTGTCGGGCGATGGCTACCTCGAGGCTGTCGGGCTGGGCCATGACGATTTGCCCGATGAGTTGCATGTGCTGCGTTCTGATCGGATGAGCATTGTGCCCGGCGCGGATGGCTGGCCGGTGGCGTTTGAATATGCGGTGGGCGGCCGGAAGCATCGTTTTGACATGACCGGATCGCCTGATCCCATCTGTCATATCAAGAGCTTTCACCCGCAGGACGATCATTACGGGCTGTCGCCGATGCAGGCGGCGGCGGTGGCGCTGGATGTGCATAACAGCGCGTCGGCCTGGTCAAAGGCGCTGCTGGACAATGCGGCGCGGCCCAGTGGGGCGATCATCTACAAGGGCGTCGATGGGCAGGGCAGCCTGTCCCCTGATCAGTATGACCGGCTGGTCTGCGAGATCGAGGCAAACCATCAGGGCGCGCGCAATGCGGGGCGCCCGATGCTGCTGGAGGGGGGGCTTGACTGGAAGCCGATGGGGTTCAGCCCCTCGGATATGGAGTTCCATCAGACCAAGCAGGCGGCAGCGCGCGAGATTGCGCTGGCCTTTGGCGTGCCGCCGATGCTGCTGGGCATCCCCGGTGACGCGACCTATGCCAACTATGCCGAGGCGCATCGCGCGTTTTACCGCCTGACCGTCCTGCCGCTGGCGACGCGGGTGGCGGCGAGCGTCGCCTGGTGGATGAGCGAGCATCTGGGCACTGAGGTGGATCTGCGGCCCGATCCCGATCAGGTGCCGGCACTGGCCGGGGAGCGCGACCAGCAGTGGAAGCGGATCGGCGAGGCCTCTTTCCTGAGCGACGCCGAAAAGCGGGCGTTGCTGGGGCTGCCGCCGCTTGCCGATGGATGATCTGAGTATGGAGGGTTCACGCTTGGTCAAGGATGCGCTGGGCTGGCATGACCTGCGTTTCGAGGCACAGGAGCGGATCATGGCCCTGCAGTTCGGGGCCGTCGAAAAGCGCCTGGAGAAGATCGAGTCGATGATCGAGGGCCTCGAGCGCCGGCTGTGGATGACCGTCTATGGCGTGGTGGCCGTCATCCTGACGCAGGCCGTGCAAGGCATTCTGGAATTTGCGCCGAAAGGGGGCTGAGAGATGGATCTTGGGTTGGAACTGAAATTTGCGGGCGGTGCGCCCACATTGACGGATGGATCTGTCATCGAGGGCTATGCCAGCCTGTTTGGTCTGACTGATCAGGGCGGTGATGCGGTCTTGCCGGGCGCGTTTGCGGCAAGTCTGAAGACGCTGGCGGGAAAGGGCGACAAGGTGCGGATGCTGTGGCAGCACGATCCGACCCGCCCCATCGGCGTCTGGGATGAAATCCGCGAGGACGAGAAGGGCTTATGGGTCAAGGGGCGGCTGCTGCCCGATGTGGCGCAGGCGCGTGAGGCGGCGGCGCTGATCCAGGCGGGCGCGATTGACGGGCTGTCGATCGGCTATCGCACCATCAGGGCCGAGCGCGATCAAAAGGGTCGCCGGATGCTTGCCGAGGTGGCGCTGTGGGAGGTGTCATTGGTGACCTTTCCGATGCTGCCCGAGGCCAAGGTTGGCCACAAGGCAGCTGACGATCTGCGCGAAATGGCTGCGGTCTTTTCCGCGGCAACCCGGGCTTTGCGGGCCGATCTAGATTGATGCCTTCGGGCGTCTGACAGGGTTCGGGCCGCGCTGTGGCGCGGTTCGGCGACAGGGGCGGCATCGCCCTGAACCATCGTGATGAGGAGACATCTATGACCGAGGTGAAAGCCGCGGCCGGGGAGGATATGCCCGGCGAGCTGAAGGGAGCGATGCTTGGGTTCGTAAGTGAACTCAAATGCTTCCGTGACGATATTCAGAAAAAACTTCAAGCACAGGACGAACGTATGACCATGCTGGATCGCAAAACCGCCCTTCGTGGCCGCACCCCACTGTCGACCAATGCCGAGGTCGAGGTGCCGCATCAGAAGGCGTTCAACGCCTATCTGCGCAGCGGCGATGATGATGCGCTGCGCGGCCTGCCCATCGAGGAAAAGGGCCTGACCGTTGCCAGTGACGGTGGTTTTCTGGCTACGCCGCGAGTCGCGGAAACGGTCCAGAATGTGCTGAGCAGCGGCGCGTCGCTGCGCAAGCTGGCCCATGTCGTGATGGTGGAAAGCGCCGCCTATGAGGTGCTGGTCGACAAGGGCGATCTGGGTGCTGGTTGGGCGACCGAAGCCGACGCGATCGAAACCGGCAGCAGCGGGATCGACCGCATCTCGATCCCGGTCCACGAACTGTCGGCCATGCCCAAGGCCAGCCAGCGGTTGCTGGATGATGCCGCTTTTGACGTCGAGGGCTGGCTGGCAGAGCGCATCGCCGACAAGTTTGCCCGCGCCGAGGCTGGTGCCTTTATCAGCGGCGACGGCATCGACAAGCCGCGCGGCATTCTGTCCTATCCGACCGCCGATCATGGCGCCGAGGGCGACGGTCAGATCGGGACTGTCAGCAGTGGCAGCCTGGGAAGCTTTGCCACCGAACATCCTGCCGATGCGCTGATCGACCTGGTCTACGCGCTGGCCGCGGAATATCGCGCCAATGCAAGCTTTGTCATGAACTCGAAAACGGCGGCGACGATCCGCAAGATGAAGGATGCCGACGGCCGCTTTGTCTGGACCGACTCGATCGCGGCTGGCCAGCCGGCACAATTGCTGGGCTATCCGGTGATGATCAGCGAGGACATGCCCGATCTGGATCTGGACTCGCTGTCGATTGCCTTTGGCGACTTTCATGCGGCCTACACCGTCGTCGAGCGTCCCGATCTGCGCGTGCTGCGCGATCCCTTCAGCGCCAAACCGCATGTGCTGTTCTATGCGACCAAACGCGTCGGCGGCGGCGTGACCGACTTCCGCGCTGTGAAGCTGATGAAATTCGCCTGATCTGAGGATCGGGTGAAAGGGGGCCGCGCAACTCGCGCTGGTCTGACCGGCAAGACTGTCCGCGCGCGCTGAGGACTGGCGCGCGGGTGCGGCCCCCACATGCAGCCGCTTCGCCCGCCGGGCGGGGCGGTGCAATGGATTTCTGGCGGAACGGCAGCAGGGAAGGTTCGGGACATGATGCTGATCGAGGAAACGGCGCCGGCGACGGAGGCGCTGCCTGTCGCCCGGTTGCGCGATCATCTGCGGCTGGGCTCGGGGTTTGGGCTGGCCGATGACGAGGCGGAAAACGGGGCCCTGGCAGGCTTTTTGCGGGCGGCGATCGCGACGATCGAAGCACGGACGGGCAAGGTGCTGCTGACGCGGCGCTTTCGGATGCAACTGGATGATTGGCGCGATCGGCTGGGGCAGACCTTGCCGCTTGCGCCGGTGGTGGCGGTCGAGCGGATCGAGGTTGACGACGGTGCAGGCACGATCACCGAGATACCGGCGGCAAGCTGGCGGCTGATCGCGGACTTGCAGCGCCCGATGATCCTGCCGGCAGGGGTGATCCTGCCGAATGTGCCGCGTCTGGGGTCTGTGACGGTGACGTTCACGGCGGGCTTTGGCGAGGACTGGGATGCGGTGCCTGCCGATCTGGCGCAGGCGGTGCTGATGCTGGCGGCACAATTCTATGAGGATCGCAGCTTTTCGGGATCAAAGGCGGCGCTGCCTTTTGGCGTGACCGCGTTGATCGAGCGCTGGCGTGCGGTTCGCACTTTGGCCGGGCGCGGCGCCTCTCGGGGGGTACGCTGATGGCGGAACCAAGGCTGAATGTGCCGCTGGTGCTGGAAAGCCCGGTTCGGCAAAGCGATGGCATGGGCGGGCATCGTCTGGCCTGGCAGACCGTTGGCAAGATCTGGGCCGAGATGCGCGCGGGCAGCGGACGCGAGCGTTCGGGGCAGGCGGGTGCGCAAAGTGTCGTTCGCTGGCGGATCGTGACGCGGGCTGCCGTCAGCGGTGATCCACGTCGCCCTGGGCCCGAGCAGCGGTTGCGTTTGGGTGAACGCGTGTTCCGCATAGAGGCAGTGGCCGAGAGCGACCCGGACGGGCGCTATCTCACCTGCTTTGCACGTGAGGAGGATCAGGCATGAGCTATGCGGCGGGGGTGGCCTTGCAGGCCGCCGTTTATCAGCAGTTGCGCGCGGATGTCGCGCTGTCTGATCTGGTCGGCGATGCGGTCTATGACGCGATGCCGGTCGAGGCGCCAAGCGGCGTATATGTTTCGCTTGGCCCTGACGATGCGCGTGATGCGGGCGACGTGTCGGCACGGGGATCGCGGCATGATTTCGTCGTTTCGGTTTTGTCCGGCACGGATGAGACGGACGGCTTCGGCGCTGTGAAAGAGGTTGCCAGCGCTGTCAGCGCGGTTCTGGAAAGCGGCGAAACGGTGCTGGCGCATGGGCATCTTGCGGGGATGTGGTTCCTGCGCGCAAAGGCGCGGCGGGTTGAAAACGGTGCGGCGCGGCGGGTCGATCTGACCTTTCGCGCCCGGATTGATCTGGGCTGAGGAGACGACAAAATGGCAGTGCAGAATGGGCGCGATCTGCTGATCAAGATGGACATGATCGGCGATGGTACTTTCGAGACGGTTGCGGGGCTGCGCGCCTCGCGCTTGGCCTTTAACGCCGAAACGGTGGATGTCACCAGCCTGGAAAGCCAGGGGGGCTGGCGCGAGCTTTTGGGCGGAGCCGGCGTGCGCAGCGCGTCGATCAGCGGCTCGGGTGTGTTCCGCGACGCGGATACGGATGGCCGTGCGCGGCAGATATTCTTTGACGGTGAGGTGCCGCGCTTTCAGGTGATCATTCCTGATTTCGGCATTGTCGAGGGACCGTTCCAGATCACCGGGCTGGAATATTCGGGCAGCTACAATGGCGAAGCGACATATGAGTTGTCGATGGCCTCTGCCGGTGCGCTCACGTTCGAGCCGGCTTGATGGTGAACCCGATGCGTGGCGAGGTCGAGATCTTGCTGGACGGTCGGCCGCATGTCGCGCGGCTGACACTGGGCGCGCTGGCCGAACTGGAAGAGGCTCTGGGCAGCGACAGCCTGCTGGCGGTGGTTGGTCGTTTCGAGGGCGGCAGTTTTACCACCCGCGATGTGCTGGCCGTACTGCTGGCGGGCTTGCGTGGCGCTGGCTGGCAGGGTGCGGCTGACGAATTGATGTCAGCCGAGTTCGGGGGTGGGCCGATGGGCGCGGCGCGAGCAGCGGCAGAGCTGCTGGCCCGCGCCTTTCGGCTTGAGCCATGAGCGGCGCGGCCCAAGTCCGGCC is drawn from Paracoccus tegillarcae and contains these coding sequences:
- a CDS encoding phage portal protein, producing the protein MAFRLFSREEKSAPVVEKKASATGRVVAFASGSGRVAWTARDTGSLTRGGFVGNPVGFRSVRLIAEAAAAVPLICQDKDRRYEVHPVLDLLRRPNPGQGRAELFEALFGQMLLSGDGYLEAVGLGHDDLPDELHVLRSDRMSIVPGADGWPVAFEYAVGGRKHRFDMTGSPDPICHIKSFHPQDDHYGLSPMQAAAVALDVHNSASAWSKALLDNAARPSGAIIYKGVDGQGSLSPDQYDRLVCEIEANHQGARNAGRPMLLEGGLDWKPMGFSPSDMEFHQTKQAAAREIALAFGVPPMLLGIPGDATYANYAEAHRAFYRLTVLPLATRVAASVAWWMSEHLGTEVDLRPDPDQVPALAGERDQQWKRIGEASFLSDAEKRALLGLPPLADG
- a CDS encoding GTA head formation protein, RCAP_rcc01685 family produces the protein MEGSRLVKDALGWHDLRFEAQERIMALQFGAVEKRLEKIESMIEGLERRLWMTVYGVVAVILTQAVQGILEFAPKGG
- a CDS encoding HK97 family phage prohead protease — translated: MDLGLELKFAGGAPTLTDGSVIEGYASLFGLTDQGGDAVLPGAFAASLKTLAGKGDKVRMLWQHDPTRPIGVWDEIREDEKGLWVKGRLLPDVAQAREAAALIQAGAIDGLSIGYRTIRAERDQKGRRMLAEVALWEVSLVTFPMLPEAKVGHKAADDLREMAAVFSAATRALRADLD
- a CDS encoding phage major capsid protein, with the translated sequence MTEVKAAAGEDMPGELKGAMLGFVSELKCFRDDIQKKLQAQDERMTMLDRKTALRGRTPLSTNAEVEVPHQKAFNAYLRSGDDDALRGLPIEEKGLTVASDGGFLATPRVAETVQNVLSSGASLRKLAHVVMVESAAYEVLVDKGDLGAGWATEADAIETGSSGIDRISIPVHELSAMPKASQRLLDDAAFDVEGWLAERIADKFARAEAGAFISGDGIDKPRGILSYPTADHGAEGDGQIGTVSSGSLGSFATEHPADALIDLVYALAAEYRANASFVMNSKTAATIRKMKDADGRFVWTDSIAAGQPAQLLGYPVMISEDMPDLDLDSLSIAFGDFHAAYTVVERPDLRVLRDPFSAKPHVLFYATKRVGGGVTDFRAVKLMKFA
- a CDS encoding head-tail connector protein — protein: MMLIEETAPATEALPVARLRDHLRLGSGFGLADDEAENGALAGFLRAAIATIEARTGKVLLTRRFRMQLDDWRDRLGQTLPLAPVVAVERIEVDDGAGTITEIPAASWRLIADLQRPMILPAGVILPNVPRLGSVTVTFTAGFGEDWDAVPADLAQAVLMLAAQFYEDRSFSGSKAALPFGVTALIERWRAVRTLAGRGASRGVR
- a CDS encoding head-tail adaptor protein gives rise to the protein MAEPRLNVPLVLESPVRQSDGMGGHRLAWQTVGKIWAEMRAGSGRERSGQAGAQSVVRWRIVTRAAVSGDPRRPGPEQRLRLGERVFRIEAVAESDPDGRYLTCFAREEDQA
- a CDS encoding DUF3168 domain-containing protein, with amino-acid sequence MSYAAGVALQAAVYQQLRADVALSDLVGDAVYDAMPVEAPSGVYVSLGPDDARDAGDVSARGSRHDFVVSVLSGTDETDGFGAVKEVASAVSAVLESGETVLAHGHLAGMWFLRAKARRVENGAARRVDLTFRARIDLG
- a CDS encoding phage major tail protein, TP901-1 family; amino-acid sequence: MAVQNGRDLLIKMDMIGDGTFETVAGLRASRLAFNAETVDVTSLESQGGWRELLGGAGVRSASISGSGVFRDADTDGRARQIFFDGEVPRFQVIIPDFGIVEGPFQITGLEYSGSYNGEATYELSMASAGALTFEPA
- a CDS encoding gene transfer agent family protein, with translation MVNPMRGEVEILLDGRPHVARLTLGALAELEEALGSDSLLAVVGRFEGGSFTTRDVLAVLLAGLRGAGWQGAADELMSAEFGGGPMGAARAAAELLARAFRLEP